Within the Musa acuminata AAA Group cultivar baxijiao chromosome BXJ2-9, Cavendish_Baxijiao_AAA, whole genome shotgun sequence genome, the region CACTTAGGCCTCACCTCACCTCGCCTGAGCGCCTTTTCGTCCGAGCGCCAATGCCTCACTCGGAGGTTTTGTGAGGCGTTCgagcctcacctcacctcacctgagcATCTGCTTGCTCAAGCGCTTTTTGAAAACACTGGTTGATGAATCTACACCAATCACATAACTCTCATGTGTTGCATGCCACTTGTTGCAATGCATCACCTTTAAATTTTAATTGTTTGAGACTTAAATCCTCCACTAACTATGAGCCTCCTTGGATCATTTATACAATAAGAAAAATCCTCTAATACAAGCAACATACTTTTTGCATTTTGATGATAACGTTTCAATATTCTAGAATTATCATGCCTTGTATTGATAATTATTGATAACATTTGAATGTTGCTTAGAGTTCACTCTAATATTAAATCATGCAGTTTTAGCTTCCTTGCcataaaaaaagaattttttgaacttaTTGAAATTGAACAGATCTCATTGATGTATTGTTTCATCAACAGTCATATCATGatgtaatatattttttcaatgtGTCTTTACAAAGCTCTTTGTCCTAGACTAtcactaattttattatttttaaaattatcttgTCTTACATTTTGTCAAAATTCCTATTGCATTATAAAACTGTTTTTGAAATCATTCTATGGTGAAATATCACTAAGGCAATCAGAAATGGGAGAACTTCCTGAACTAAATCCAATAACCTCCCAGAACCAATCCCAACCTTTAAAAACCCTCCAAACCATGCCTCTAAACAAGCAAGATACCAATCCAAAGGTGCATATcagagatttcttactctttcttTTGGAGGGAACCAAACAATTTTTACATTAATCCTTAAAAAGAAACATACTTCCTGATGCAATTCTTCACTTTGATAAAAACCTGCACAACTTCAGTTGTCAGCTCCATTTCTAAGCCAAAACTTCATGTTCCTATTAGACTTCTCTTACAACGTGGCATGAATTTTCAAATACACACTGACTTAGATTTAATTTGTTTTGTCTGCTCTATTTTGCAGAGCCCATAGGAAGCTCCATATTCAAGGGATTATTTAAAGGCTGTTTGCACTTTGCAGTGCTGCCACACATTTTATCAGCAAAAATATAGGAatacttttaatccattttttggTGATAAATCTCAGAAAAAGTACCAGCTAATAAATATTTCGTTGCATTTCCCCAGTAGTTTTTTTCAACATTTAACAGTTTGGAAGATTTTTAGATTTATCCATGGACAAGAACATGAAAATTCTAGTATTCAAGCAGTACAATGTTGAGCAATGAAAATAAAACTTAATTACTCGAAACAGATTACTGATCATAAAAAGTATTATTTACCATAAAGACATTAAGTTAGTAGCTAAAGTTTTGTAAACAACATGGACTTATTTTCAATGTACGTACTGCATCCTGTTTGGTTGGGCTCTTCCTATCCTTGTTCCTTCTGAATCTGATTTCTTTGATCCATCCATCAGGTAAACCATCTGGGGAATATTCAATTCGGTATAAGACCTATATGGAAAAAGAAGAATTAGATTTCTATCAATCATCAATTGCAGTGAATTTTTAGCAAGGAAAGGCATGAGATATAGGGTGCAATAAAAGAGTTTCAACAAAACCCATACAAGGTCACCGGATTTATTCCTGCAGCGTCTCTTCCGAGAGGACGTGGGGGGACCACATGCATTCCCTGCCTCAATAAACTGAAGTACTTCTTCCTTTGAATAGAAAACAGTTCCAGTCGATTGATGCAAGTAGCACTAAAATGATACAAGCATACAATTCATGTAAACACCCTTTTGATTGCCATTCAAAAattcagaattttaaaaatatatcaactATTTATCagtatatctatatcacattctTTCTAATGCATCCAGGATAAGAAGTTTCTAGGATTTCCATATGCACGAGGTTCAATCTTTGTTCATCATACATCAAAAATTCATTGTGAAGTAATGTTGTTCTCTCAAAAGAACAAAAATCGGCTGGCTATTCATTCACACTACctattttcttaaattttatatCGCCACTATTCATCTGCATAACTTCCAAACCCTATGATTTTACACCCAAATCTGCTGCATATACCACAAAATTTACAAAAATATGCTCACAACTCTAGAAATACACTCATCTCATCATGCTAAACATCCTATAGCAGATGTTCTTGAACAATGAGCATGATAAGTATTCCTGGGAAGAAAGTACAACTTGACTATAATTTATCAAACTACAAACCAAGTGGACATAGCAAAGACCTGCCTGTATTTGAGAGAAAATAAATCAATTCTACAAACCAGATGGACAACCTGAGTTCAACATGAAAGTTCAATCACCTATAAAAATCTAGCAAATACATAACCAAATAGTGGTGCCGAAAAGATATAGCAGATAAGAATGGCAGATTAAGAAATTTCACAAACATGGTCTTGCTGCTGAATACTTCTATCATTTGCTACTAAGACTCACAGGGATAAAGCCCCATTTGGAGCCTCTCGCTTGAACAAAATTGATGTATGGTTTCTTGACCCTAATGGGCTTAGGTTTGTGTGGGCTACATTCTGACTAGTTTGGCATTCTTGTGCAGGTGTGATTCAGATCTAAGGAGATGTGGCTACAGGTGCAGAGGCCATTGCTACAATGGAAGGGATCTATGAAGTAAATATGCATCAACTGAAAAATATGATTGAATCAGACCCCCTAATCCAAGCTGTCTCTGGAAAGTGAAGAATCAAAATGTGGAGCTAACAATCAGAATTTTGCTCAAGTGATTTGTCAATCTCAAATTGTGCATATCTATAGAGAAACTAGTGGATATGCTGATTATCCTCCTAAACTAATGTGTTAATTGTCTTGCTAATTTAATTTGTATGGTTTGAGAAACTTGATGAGTTCTCTTCTCCCCATTTAGATATATGCAAAGCTGATGTATCTAGATCTTCTATTTCAAGGGTAATATAAGGCTTATAAGCCTTTGCTCTTTCGTACCAAAAGAAGAATCAGGATATAGACTTATAGTGAGGATGCCATATTACATCTACATCTGGTAATGGAAAATCATTATATCCTTAGACTGTTGAGAAATATCCATTATATAGCAATACTttcatatgtttatatatgttcatatatcctaattatcaactttcatatataataataaaagtaCATGCAGGGTAGGAAAAATAAAGGTGCAAACTCATATATATGTGCATACACCATCTTGACAAGATGCATGCCAATGTTTACCACATATATACCAAATGAATTTTCTTGCAAGAACAATAAGAAGCCACAGTTCCCAACTATTTCGGACTGGATGCATGGATCATTTTCTTCCATTAAGGTTTGCTGAGAGCAATATCGATTGTCAAATGAACCATTAAAATTTAGGGCCAGCTCTATAGATGTAATTGGCTTTAGCAATGTTTCTCAGGACTTTCTTTACCTGTCCTTGTGCTGCTAATCTGAAATGGCTTACCTTGCTTAAGGATTGCACTCATAAGTCTCCTTTAACATGTCCTGATTACCTTACATGGTTTTCCCTCAACTTATGCTTGTTTGAGGCTGTCCCAATAGTTTATGAATGCAAATATCTTCTGTTGAATCATTTCTAGTGATCCCACACATCTCTGTCTCAACATCATCATCTCATCAACAACATTAACTTTCTGGATATATCTTTTTTCTAGCTAGCCAACTTAAATCTACAAAATATGCGGACCTTTTATATACTTCACACACAAAAATCATACAACATTCCTGGCACCAGTCTCCACTTTAACCATCCCTCTTCAACTCTACGAAACATAGAATAACAATAAACACTATAGGTTGCAGTAGATAaaatgatctcataaagataaagaTGCAGCTCCAAAAGAAAACGAAATAGATACTATACTTCATTATGTTTGTGATACCTTGTACCTCTCTTCTGCTTCTGCACCAAATTTTCGAGTTCTAATCTCCATGATCCACCCACGAGGCAACCACTTGAGTGAATCTTTTACTTTATGTACAAGCTAATAATCAATAAAATCAGCAAAACATTATTATAAGTCCCAAATATGCAACTAAAAGCACAAAAAACTTGAAGAGAGGAACTCTTACTTGCTGATCTTCATCTCCAAAACATTCTGTATCCTCAGATGCATGGGATGCAGCTGCTACAATGTTGAGATAGTGGATAACTTCCTCTTTTGAACAGAATGTGTACTCAGATATGGGACATGTGTAATACtgcaatagaaaacaaaaatcaaagGCTTGCTTGTCATGCTTACAGGGATTCTTTTTTCATTCACAACCTACGGCATGCTCCTCATTTCACAAAAATTCAGCATCAGGAGCACATATAAATCTTCAAGGACATATAAAGAATATCAATAATACAAAAAATGGCTGTCATTAGGAGCATTTGAGTAAAAGGGGATGAAAAGAACTGCAATAAAGAACACGGTTCGATGGAAATGGAAATAGCACATTAAATATCGAGTCATGCTTTCTAACCTTATTAAATAAAGGCTATTAGAAGATGCAtgctgttgggtccagcccatatgtgggcttggaccggATGATTTGGGCACCGAGCACAAATCtgatgtattaaaaaaaaaaaaaggaaagaggcgTGCGCAACATGAGTGAGGGCAGCGAACAGAGGCGTGCATGCAGCGAACAGTGACGGTGCTGAGaaaaggaacggagagagaaaagGAGAGAAAAAGTTAAGATTTTTGGGGCTGTTGCTAGATGATCGAGAAGTTAAACTTCATTGGTTTTGGTTCAAATTTTATGTGAATATCTTTGCAACAAGCTCTACAATCATAATGGTACCGATCTACAGTTTATCCTATCTAAGGTGCTTTcctactatacccactttgtgagacctaaaatttttcttttatgaaatccatatgtggtgatgatgatatgttatggTTAAGCCAAAATCTgtcttcttgatgttattgtgatcctttgaTTATTCTGAAGAtggtgatagtgaaagtttgaagtggactacgatcccgtggtttttcccacattgggtttttcacgtaaaaatttcagtgtcttactttgtgattgatttattgttctactgtttatgctgctctggttaatattttcttttgataacaagttggtattttgaataAGGAACCCGTTTTGAtacacaaaaaggaaaaaaaaatattccgCTATAATAGTTTTTCTCAACACATGCTTAGAAGTTACCTTTCTGATAGTAATTTTTAATATCAAGAAGAACCAGTAATTTTTCATATCAAGAAGAACCAATTGTACTGCCTGAATAAATAGAACTAAATTATGACTGGGATGACAATATTCCTTGACTTTAGCATAGTAGCCATGAAAATGTAGTTAAAATCCTATGCCCTGTCTAAAATCAGAAAAGAAAAACCACCATCACAAATGAATGTCTGCAATTGATGTGGAAGTTGGGAAAAGCAAGCAACGAGCTAAAATTAACCTATAAAGTGAAAAGATGTTTGGATGAATTAATagaccataaaaaaaaataactgaAGCCAACCATATGCATAGAGATCTTGTGGTGTATAATTGCAAGttctaatttcaaaaaattaacCAAGATGTGAACCTGAATGCAGATCATTTCGGCATATATTGAATTACCAGCAACATCTCACAGTCAATAAAGCAGGACAGATTTTTTGATGCAGGGACCGAGTCATCAGTCACAATATACTACATGAAAGTGATGATGCAAATAAGTTGTTCCATTATGAAAAATGGCAGGTATTGATGATCATCTATTTATTAACATAAAAGATCCAGTTTATGCAAGCATGTTGCAACAGCCAAAGGGCTGAACCATCTTGAAATGTATCCAATAGTAAAAAAAGAAATTCAATGGTTCATGATCAACCGTAGCCTGTTTTGTGACAAGAtcagaaaagaaaattagatgtTTCAATGAACAGGTGGATTCCTTATGATTTTTTCCAAAACAATGTTTGCTAAGAGTAGCCCATTTAGCAAAACAGATCAAGCTACTTCCACAAAAACCATCATGTCTTCTTACTTATATGACCAACCTAACATTGAGAGTTTTAAGATAGAACCTAAGGtttgaagttgccaaagaagggtTTTCACTAAATTTTCAACACCTCTCATTTTCAGTTCTGTCCTCTTTTTTTATGGCATGATTCGTTAAACATGTCAATTCATGTTTTAGACTGGACCTTACAAACAACAAGAATAGACCAAGATGTTGGTGTCTTTCAGCACAAGTTCAAATATAGTATTACCAACTTTGCATGATATGCACATGGCATAAATGCCCTTCAAATATAATATTTCCAAGTTTTCATGATGACTAAATTAATCATATGGGTTTCACATGCAAAGTATACATGGATATGCCATAAAGCCTATTATACTGTCAAATTGAGCCATCCAAATTGATGATTTTCAACACCTCTAAGATTCCAGATAAAAAAACGATCATTTGAGCTTTAACCAGAAACTGAATCAAGTGTAATGAATCAACATTTCTCAGTCCGAATTAGAAACTCCCGTTTGCTCAAAAGTCAAAACCACTGAAATCATTAGCAGGCTCGATCAAAACCATCAAATTTCAGAAACCATAAAAATAAGCACAAATCCCATTAATTTCTTAACATTGAGATCTCTTTTCAGTGACCCTTTCTTGGGGAAACTGCCAATCTCAATTCAGatcaatcaagaacttccaaagctgTGAAAACCAACAAATTTGCAAAATTGTGCAATGGAAACTCTTTCCTTGGAGTTGAAACTGAAATTATAACTGACACTAAATCCCTGCAGGAAATCATTTATTTGATCGTCTCTCCAAGTATGGTTAGCAAATCAACcaaatatttgaaatcttatttatGATATCTGAGATCACGATGAAACAGTGATTAAAAGTCATGAATATTGACTGTGTGCTTTTAGTAACACAAAGTTAACACTAAACAATCTTTAACAAGTGCTCAATGTGAAGTAGATTCTTAATTCAGTTCAGCCACACAAATTCTAAGTACAACTGCACTTAATTTGGAATCCTTCTCAAACTGGTAATAAGCTAAAGAGTGGAAGTTATTCGGCCAGAGTGAAGCAACGAACTTCTTGACTTCATCTTCCTGCAAAAATTGTGGCTACCATTCAGCTATTACTGATCGTTCAGAATAGAAGAGGTTTTTGCAATGATTCCCGTCACGTAGCCCTTCCTCACAAAAACCGACGAGTAAAGAACCGGATTCAGGAGCAAACCGAGAGACCGCGGAAGAGGAACAAACAGAAGATGAAAATTACATCGTATCACCAGATGAACGGCTAGAACAGGAAAAAGATCCGTTCAAGAAAGGAGAGAAGTGGTTGCGTTACTCGATAAGTGAAGCCCTTCTTCCCCCTGCGGACCTCCATGATCCATCCGTCCGGCAGCCAATCCGGCGGCTTCTCTTCCGACATTCCCTGAATGTATGTATTCCGCTTCTATGCCGCGATGATCACCCACCGGTGATTCTCGGGTCGGCAGCAGCGGCAGGCACTCACTCTTGCTGACGCTCTCTCCTCCTCGGGAGTCACCCAAGGGACAATGACAATTGTGGAGCTACCCGCCTCGAGATGCGGGGAGAACGCATCAGGATGGTGATggaattggggattttttttttgttgacacTTTTACAGTTTTGATTGAAGGCAATTAATTTATCGAATAAAATCCATAATGATCATTTTTAGGAAGTTTAAATTGGCAATCCCATTATAATTCTACttctcaaatttttaatatttttgaaatatctctctataaatatttttaatttatcatttaATAAAGATTGAAGAGAAGaaggtaaaaaatattttttatatttattaaatcgaTTTAATATTTTAGGACTTAAGAGGTATAGTATTGTAAGCctaaaagattatattttaaGTGTTTATGTAATAGTTTGAAAGATATAATAATATAAGCTGTCATATTCCAAACCAATCAAGGGATTGTgagaaataaattatataattagtaattaagatattatatttaataaaactatattttattgtttttaaaataattatatcataggttgtcaataataaaaaaagagttgCCAATAACAatctcttttattttattattagataATATCATTCATAATAGTTTTTcctttgaatttttttatataaatattaaccTTATCCttgtaattttttaattaatttggaTCAATAAATCAATTCAAGTTAAATTCCGGAACCCTCCTCCTTCTCCATAAAAAAAGAGAACTTCTAACTAGATGGTATTCTCGACTTATTAACTATTTTATGATTATTGTTATCATGCCCCGAATTATCATATTTAAGAAATGTGAACCTATCTTAAATCGATAAGATTAAAATTTCTCAACAATCTAATCTAGATCCAAACTAATATTTAAGGATACTAAGAAATATTTGAGTTAAAATTCACATCCATCTAACCTgtgtaatttataatcatataataCGTCACTCAAACTTTTATAAAATCTCAAACCAATTAACAAAACACTAACCAtacttataaatccataagcataaGAGTTTATATAattagaactccaaccatttaccgtaAGTTCATATTATTGTAAACTAAACTTAATATTCTAAAATTTCAATTGTGAGggatcttttaaaatttttatatgatatatcaattcaaatttattgataacatttcattacatataaaatatacttatacaacaatcatAATATATCAACCAACAAAAACTTGTCCAAAATTTGAATAACTTTCCATTGCCTCGGCCcaattcaaatattttaatttgtgataagttaacttgaaaaatttatatatagcaACGAAGTGAGATACAAAGCTGAGTAAGTAACAAACATATCCAAGACAAGAGAAGAAGTTTCAAGTAAGCTTTGTATCAAAATTCAAGGTAAGTatataagagttcatagatatTATCCCATTTGATGCATAATCGTAattgtcatttcattcaaaatatttttggTTTATAAGAAATGTAGtaaagagtaattgaagcatattaaTGATGTAAGAAGTATTTCGGGGCATattaatagcatatgaaatatttcaaagcatatcaatgacatatgaaatgtttcatagCATATTAAcggcatattaaatattttggatcaatggcgtatgaaatgtttcggagcatatcaatggtatatgaaacattttggagcatatcaatggcgtatgaaatgtttcggagcatatcaaagaacaaatataaaataaaagctcaaatgttgtatttgacgttgcattcatttcattcttatccaaagcacatataaaaacacataaccaaacctttgtatatcatatcaaacatatagaaggtgaaatgGGATCACAAACAGAATATAGttcatccatttctagatgaccaTCAAACAAAAGTCTCCTACGTATAGGAGCTTCAtctacccacgtctaggtgaagtcagaagggCCTCGGTAGAGCATCACGGGTTCTAAgtataactccctttatcatttctagcaaagattcacattatcccacaaacaccagaatacaaaagaacattatgaataataaaattggtGCATATCAGaaatgtaggaaaatctaggggcaacatctcagcggaagaacaaaaaacaaaaatcctagatttcctacaaaggtgttcatcatcgtgcgaaggttGGTGCATAAAAACCCATAAAACTGAAactcacatgtgagatagttgtgttacatagggatatcatatatccctaaaatcctGCAAAtctgtgagagaggatgaaggaggtcaaatgtcctcctctctagcggtgattcacatggTAGGGGTTGCGAAGACGCTTATCAAATCACTGCCCAAATATCCATACTTGTCGGTTGAGaaaaagaaggggagaggagaataggagatggtaaCCAAGAATGCCCAATCTATGGCCATTTGATTATCTCTTATTTATAGATGCCCCATATCAACTTAATCATAATGGATCCTATCATATTGGGTACTAGTTCTTCatataactacccaagcctattagattagtggatctctatccaataatctcttattagctattattggatctcatatataagatccaataattcaagggcttatataggaaaatctagggggcgacatcacatgcgtagcggaagaacataaaacaaaatccctaaaattctcaaagatatgttcgtcatcatgtaagattggtgcataaaattcGTGAGACTTAAATTTGCATATAtgaaatattgtgttaccta harbors:
- the LOC103998509 gene encoding uncharacterized protein LOC103998509 isoform X2; the protein is MSEEKPPDWLPDGWIMEVRRGKKGFTYRYYTCPISEYTFCSKEEVIHYLNIVAAASHASEDTECFGDEDQQLVHKVKDSLKWLPRGWIMEIRTRKFGAEAEERYKCYLHQSTGTVFYSKEEVLQFIEAGNACGPPTSSRKRRCRNKSGDLVLYRIEYSPDGLPDGWIKEIRFRRNKDRKSPTKQDAYYTDPESGYVFRTLKDCICYIEHGVLSKHAFKPNINSVCKILAFEQDFLDLDSDEKLNSTEDICKETPFCSPKFEVTSANKN
- the LOC103998509 gene encoding uncharacterized protein LOC103998509 isoform X3, yielding MSEEKPPDWLPDGWIMEVRRGKKGFTYRYYTCPISEYTFCSKEEVIHYLNIVAAASHASEDTECFGDEDQQLVHKVKDSLKWLPRGWIMEIRTRKFGAEAEERYKVLYRIEYSPDGLPDGWIKEIRFRRNKDRKSPTKQDAYYTDPESGYVFRTLKDCICYIEHGVLSKHAFKPNINSVCKILAFEQDFLDLDSDEKLNSTEDICKETPFCSPKFEVTSANKN
- the LOC103998509 gene encoding uncharacterized protein LOC103998509 isoform X1; the protein is MSEEKPPDWLPDGWIMEVRRGKKGFTYRYYTCPISEYTFCSKEEVIHYLNIVAAASHASEDTECFGDEDQQLVHKVKDSLKWLPRGWIMEIRTRKFGAEAEERYKCYLHQSTGTVFYSKEEVLQFIEAGNACGPPTSSRKRRCRNKSGDLVLYRIEYSPDGLPDGWIKEIRFRRNKDRKSPTKQDAYYTDPESGYVFRTLKDCICYIEHGVLSKHAFKPNINSVCKILAFEQDFLDLDSDEKLNSTEDICKETPFCSPKFEVTSANKN